In one Dermochelys coriacea isolate rDerCor1 chromosome 20, rDerCor1.pri.v4, whole genome shotgun sequence genomic region, the following are encoded:
- the PRPH gene encoding peripherin has protein sequence MSARATSYRRVFGPPPLLSPGSGSGSSASSRLAAARLLGSPGPARSAQWARGSLRAAQPARLAPGAARLDWALAEALNREFLATRGSEKAALQELNDRFAGFIERVRALEAHNAALRAQLGQAQAREPARAADLCQGELRDLRRQLEQLGQERDRAQVERDNLAEDLAALKQRLEEEIHRREDAENNLVLFRKDVDDATLSRLELERKIESLMDEIEFLKKLHEEELRDMQVSIHSQQVQVEMEPVKPDLTAALRDIRTQYESIAVKNLQEAEEWYKSKFADLSDAANRNHEALRQAKHEMNESRRQIQSLTCEVDGLKGTNEALLRQMQQLEDQYGAEVGSYQDTVGRLEQEIQHLKEEMARHLREYQDLLNVKMALDIEIATYRKLLEGEENRITIPIHSLASLSMKTSVPEPEQTMESHTRKMVLIKTIETQNGEVVTESRKEQRSELDK, from the exons ATGAGCGCCCGGGCCACCTCGTACCGCCGCGTCTTCGGGCCGCCGCCGCTGCTCTCGCccggctcgggctcgggctcctCCGCCTCGTCCCGCCTGGCCGCCGCGCGCCTGCTGGGCTCGCCGGGCCCTGCGCGCTCCGCGCAGTGGGCGCGCGGCTCGTTGCGCGCCGCGCAGCCGGCCCGCCTGGCCCCGGGCGCCGCGCGGCTGGACTGGGCGCTGGCCGAGGCGCTGAACCGCGAGTTCCTGGCCACGCGCGGCAGCGAGAAGGCGGCGCTGCAGGAGCTCAACGACCGCTTCGCCGGCTTCATCGAGAGGGTGCGCGCCCTGGAGGCGCACAACGCGGCGCTGCGCGCCCAGCTGGGCCAGGCGCAGGCCCGCGAGCCCGCGCGCGCCGCCGACCTGTGCCAGGGCGAGCTGCGCGACCTGCGGCGCCAGCTGGAGCAGCTGGGCCAGGAGCGGGACCGCGCGCAGGTGGAGCGGGACAACCTGGCCGAGGACCTGGCCGCGCTCAAGCAGAG gctggaggaggagataCACAGGCGTGAGGATGCAGAGAACAACCTGGTGCTGTTCCGGAAG GATGTGGACGACGCCACCCTCTCCCGCCTGGAGCTGGAACGCAAGATCGAGTCGCTGATGGATGAGATAGAGTTCCTGAAGAAGTTGCACGAGGAG GAGCTGCGTGACATGCAGGTGAGCATTCACAGTCAGCAGGTGCAGGTGGAGATGGAGCCGGTCAAGCCAGACCTGACGGCCGCGCTGCGCGACATCCGCACCCAGTACGAGAGCATCGCGGTGAAGAACCTGCAGGAGGCTGAGGAGTGGTACAAGTCCAAG TTTGCTGACCTGTCGGACGCAGCCAACCGGAACCACGAGGCGCTGCGCCAGGCCAAGCATGAGATGAACGAGTCCCGGAGGCAGATCCAGAGCCTGACCTGCGAGGTGGATGGGCTGAAGGGAACC AACGAGGCACTGCTGCGCCAGATGCAGCAGCTGGAGGACCAGTACGGGGCGGAGGTCGGCAGTTACCAGGACACGGTGGGGCGGCTGGAGCAGGAGATCCAGCACCTGAAGGAGGAGATGGCGCGGCACCTGCGCGAGTACCAGGACCTGCTCAATGTCAAGATGGCGCTGGACATTGAGATCGCCACCTACCGCAAGCTGCTGGAGGGCGAGGAGAACAG GATCACGATCCCCATCCACTCGCTGGCCTCCCTCAGCATGAAAACTTCAG tGCCTGAGCCGGAGCAGACCATGGAGAGCCACACCAGGAAAATGGTTCTGATCAAAACCATTGAGACCCAGAATGGAGAG GTGGTGACTGAGTCgaggaaggagcagagaagcgAGCTGGACAAATGA
- the LOC119845760 gene encoding tastin isoform X2: protein MAQVGKSPEWASFAHPSRGKWKGSCSLDRSEPQPGKENKPSAWDRSDMQSRSKIPVLSKSRLPPDFQQLHQAWESQFQKGKAAGKKPCPQTCPFNLTCKGDKFHIDTAAATEPPAGSPDPLSRSQPRGALEEIQLGAAAQKTTPGTSIPSGKEVGSVEFVADPVALASILSNVGLANSTLGVARKPSLAQRVPLRGSRGNPVHASRSARTVCGSLYVASRTPALCPDPARTSCFSRLAAKDAARRATLDPAQHGGLLLKSQQIQALSATLRDLGSCAQPAGHPALQRLGKGAKEACRGRPHLIATAMQSEPAKSQETGGTNDQSSNGRPGSLSDGKGGKAGTRGQSAAHSSSPSRTDPMGASETEEFVPDLDALASVLSNVGLSHAALGPTGKLSLARRVPVKGLRCVLPSTQGSPTGSRTSLLRPQISIPPKGDFGRASCYSTLGLKGAEAPDGLQAAQLAGTPRTREISRSSPFGSARRVPVTQPQSLRGTCFSTRRLAVFSRTPRTGGALDKRPAQGVLQTRARWAGGLSPEPRSPDPDESALSLEKIVVRLFGDGESQASVEASVRKALTRPGEGGSKTQCIEFLARLLRKEVEGAGGSSSLDELQSLLAACTPSPRHPRTPPPLPAAGGRLKQLPSPSSCQGPASRTMPPACSAAFPAAGTTLTFSSQRPVCSHPLIRSLRSPTASGGAAGARAAPATPPSCVALVKQRLRDLLSAPQRFQEACLDDECAFYMSRPLGSRPPAPRCCMDPVAMLLEAQETTHFIPIVQLAPGGPPGEARSSLQAALPLQPLR, encoded by the exons ATGGCCCAGGTCGGGAAGAGTCCGGAATGGGCTTCCTTTGCCCACCCATCTCGGGGCAAATGGAAAGGGAGCTGCTCCCTGGACAGGAGCGAGCCACAGCCGGGAAAGGAGAACAAGCCGTCTGCCTGGGACAGGTCAGACATGCAGAGCCGCAGCAAGATCCCTGTCCTGTCCAAAAGCCGTCTGCCCCCGGACTTCCAGCAGCTGCACCAAGCCTGGGAGAGCCAGTTCCAGAAG GGGAAAGCTGCCGGTAAGAAGCCCTGTCCGCAGACCTGTCCCTTTAACCTGACCTGCAAAGGGGACAAGTTCCACATTGATACGGCTGCAGCCACGGAGCCGCCGGCGGGATCCCCAGATCCACTGAGCAGAAGCCAGCCCAGAGGCGCCCTGGAGGAGATACAGCTGGGGGCAGCAGCCCAGAAGACCACGCCAGGCACCAGCATCCCCAGTGGCAAAG AAGTTGGCTCAGTGGAGTTCGTGGCTGACCCGGTGGCTTTGGCCAGCATCCTCTCCAATGTGGGGCTGGCAAACAGCACGCTGGGTGTGGCCAGGAAACCCAGCCTGGCCCAGCGGGTCCCTctgagggggagcaggggcaaCCCGGTCCACGCCAGCAGGTCTGCACGG aCTGTGTGTGGCTCCCTGTACGTGGCCTCAAGGACCCCTGCCTTGTGCCCGGATCCAGCCCGcacctcctgcttctcccggctgGCAGCTAAAg atGCAGCTCGTCGAGCCACACTGGATCCTGCTCAGCACGGTGGCCTGCTCCTTAAATCTCAGCAGATCCAGGCCCTGTCAGCGACACTGAGGGATCTGGGGTCTTGTGCCCAGCCCGCG GGGCACCCCGCTCTGCAGAGACTGGGCAAAGGGGCGAAGGAGGCGTGTCGGGGGCGCCCGCATCTCATTGCCACGGCGATGCAGAGTGAACCAGCCAAGAGCCAGGAAACCGGTGGAACCAATGACCAGTCCAGCAATGGCAGGCCGGGGTCCTTGAGCGATGGCAAAGGGGGCAAGGCTGGTACTAGGGGGCAGAGTGCAGCCCACAG cagctcaCCCTCGAGGACAGATCCCATGGGAGCATCAGAGACAG agGAGTTCGTGCCGGACCTGGACGCCCTGGCCAGTGTCCTCTCCAACGTGGGACTGAGCCACGCTGCCCTGGGGCCCACAGGGAAGCTCAGCCTGGCTCGGAGGGTGCCAGTGAAGGGGCTGCGGTGCGTCCTGCCCTCCACTCAGGGGAGCCCCACG gGCAGCAGGACCTCGCTGCTGAGACCTCAGATCAGCATCCCCCCAAAGGGTGACTTCGGACGTGCCTCCTGCTACTCCACGCTGGGACTTAAAG GTGCTGAGGCCCCGGATGGCCTCCAAGCAGCCCAGCTGGCTGGCACGCCCAGGACCCGGGAGATCAGCCGCTCTTCGCCCTTTGGCTCCGCCAGGAGGGTGCCTGTCACACAGCCCCAGTCCCTG CGCggcacctgcttctccacccgcCGCCTGGCCGTCTTCTCCCGCACGCCCCGCACCGGGGGGGCCCTGGACAAGCGCCCAGCACAGGGAGTGCTgcag ACCCGAGCCAGGTGGGCTGGTGGCCTCTCCCCGGAGCCTAGAAGCCCTGACCCCGATGAGTCAGCCCTGTCCTTG GAGAAGATTGTGGTGCGGCTCTTTGGGGACGGGGAGAGCCAGGCGTCCGTGGAAGCGTCAGTGAGGAAAGCGCTCACTCGGCCCGGCGAGGGGGGCAGCAAGACGCAG TGCATCGAGTTTCTGGCCCGGCTCCTGCGGAAGGAGGTGGAGGGGGCGGGCGGCTCCTCCAGCCTGGATGAGCTCCAGAGCCTGCTGGCTGCCTGCACCCCGTCACCCAGGCACCCCCGcacgccccctcccctgccagcagctggCGGCAGGCTGAagcaactcccctccccctcttcgtGCCAGGGCCCTGCCAGCAGGACAATGCCCCCGGCCTGCTCTGCGGCCTTCCCTGCGGCGGGCACCACGCTCACCTTCTCCTCCCAGCGGCCCGTCTGCTCCCACCCTCTCATCCGCTCCCTGAGGTCCCCTACTGCCAGCGGGGGCGCTGCAG GGGCCAGGgctgcccctgccacacccccctcCTGCGTGGCCCTGGTGAAGCAGCGGCTCAGGGACCTGCTCAGTGCCCCCCAGCGCTTCCAAGAGGCCTGCCTGGACGACGAGTGTGCCTTCTACATGAGCCGGCCCCTCGGCAGCcggcccccagccccccgctgCTGCATGGACCCTGTGGCCATGCTGCTGGAGGCCCAAGAAACCACA CACTTTATCCCCATCGTGCAGCTGGCACCTGGTGGCCCCCCAGGGGAAGCCAGGAGTTCCCTACAGGCagccctgccactccagcccttGAGATGA
- the LOC119845760 gene encoding tastin isoform X1, with protein sequence MAQVGKSPEWASFAHPSRGKWKGSCSLDRSEPQPGKENKPSAWDRSDMQSRSKIPVLSKSRLPPDFQQLHQAWESQFQKGKAAGKKPCPQTCPFNLTCKGDKFHIDTAAATEPPAGSPDPLSRSQPRGALEEIQLGAAAQKTTPGTSIPSGKEVGSVEFVADPVALASILSNVGLANSTLGVARKPSLAQRVPLRGSRGNPVHASRSARTVCGSLYVASRTPALCPDPARTSCFSRLAAKDAARRATLDPAQHGGLLLKSQQIQALSATLRDLGSCAQPAGHPALQRLGKGAKEACRGRPHLIATAMQSEPAKSQETGGTNDQSSNGRPGSLSDGKGGKAGTRGQSAAHSSSSPSRTDPMGASETEEFVPDLDALASVLSNVGLSHAALGPTGKLSLARRVPVKGLRCVLPSTQGSPTGSRTSLLRPQISIPPKGDFGRASCYSTLGLKGAEAPDGLQAAQLAGTPRTREISRSSPFGSARRVPVTQPQSLRGTCFSTRRLAVFSRTPRTGGALDKRPAQGVLQTRARWAGGLSPEPRSPDPDESALSLEKIVVRLFGDGESQASVEASVRKALTRPGEGGSKTQCIEFLARLLRKEVEGAGGSSSLDELQSLLAACTPSPRHPRTPPPLPAAGGRLKQLPSPSSCQGPASRTMPPACSAAFPAAGTTLTFSSQRPVCSHPLIRSLRSPTASGGAAGARAAPATPPSCVALVKQRLRDLLSAPQRFQEACLDDECAFYMSRPLGSRPPAPRCCMDPVAMLLEAQETTHFIPIVQLAPGGPPGEARSSLQAALPLQPLR encoded by the exons ATGGCCCAGGTCGGGAAGAGTCCGGAATGGGCTTCCTTTGCCCACCCATCTCGGGGCAAATGGAAAGGGAGCTGCTCCCTGGACAGGAGCGAGCCACAGCCGGGAAAGGAGAACAAGCCGTCTGCCTGGGACAGGTCAGACATGCAGAGCCGCAGCAAGATCCCTGTCCTGTCCAAAAGCCGTCTGCCCCCGGACTTCCAGCAGCTGCACCAAGCCTGGGAGAGCCAGTTCCAGAAG GGGAAAGCTGCCGGTAAGAAGCCCTGTCCGCAGACCTGTCCCTTTAACCTGACCTGCAAAGGGGACAAGTTCCACATTGATACGGCTGCAGCCACGGAGCCGCCGGCGGGATCCCCAGATCCACTGAGCAGAAGCCAGCCCAGAGGCGCCCTGGAGGAGATACAGCTGGGGGCAGCAGCCCAGAAGACCACGCCAGGCACCAGCATCCCCAGTGGCAAAG AAGTTGGCTCAGTGGAGTTCGTGGCTGACCCGGTGGCTTTGGCCAGCATCCTCTCCAATGTGGGGCTGGCAAACAGCACGCTGGGTGTGGCCAGGAAACCCAGCCTGGCCCAGCGGGTCCCTctgagggggagcaggggcaaCCCGGTCCACGCCAGCAGGTCTGCACGG aCTGTGTGTGGCTCCCTGTACGTGGCCTCAAGGACCCCTGCCTTGTGCCCGGATCCAGCCCGcacctcctgcttctcccggctgGCAGCTAAAg atGCAGCTCGTCGAGCCACACTGGATCCTGCTCAGCACGGTGGCCTGCTCCTTAAATCTCAGCAGATCCAGGCCCTGTCAGCGACACTGAGGGATCTGGGGTCTTGTGCCCAGCCCGCG GGGCACCCCGCTCTGCAGAGACTGGGCAAAGGGGCGAAGGAGGCGTGTCGGGGGCGCCCGCATCTCATTGCCACGGCGATGCAGAGTGAACCAGCCAAGAGCCAGGAAACCGGTGGAACCAATGACCAGTCCAGCAATGGCAGGCCGGGGTCCTTGAGCGATGGCAAAGGGGGCAAGGCTGGTACTAGGGGGCAGAGTGCAGCCCACAG cagcagctcaCCCTCGAGGACAGATCCCATGGGAGCATCAGAGACAG agGAGTTCGTGCCGGACCTGGACGCCCTGGCCAGTGTCCTCTCCAACGTGGGACTGAGCCACGCTGCCCTGGGGCCCACAGGGAAGCTCAGCCTGGCTCGGAGGGTGCCAGTGAAGGGGCTGCGGTGCGTCCTGCCCTCCACTCAGGGGAGCCCCACG gGCAGCAGGACCTCGCTGCTGAGACCTCAGATCAGCATCCCCCCAAAGGGTGACTTCGGACGTGCCTCCTGCTACTCCACGCTGGGACTTAAAG GTGCTGAGGCCCCGGATGGCCTCCAAGCAGCCCAGCTGGCTGGCACGCCCAGGACCCGGGAGATCAGCCGCTCTTCGCCCTTTGGCTCCGCCAGGAGGGTGCCTGTCACACAGCCCCAGTCCCTG CGCggcacctgcttctccacccgcCGCCTGGCCGTCTTCTCCCGCACGCCCCGCACCGGGGGGGCCCTGGACAAGCGCCCAGCACAGGGAGTGCTgcag ACCCGAGCCAGGTGGGCTGGTGGCCTCTCCCCGGAGCCTAGAAGCCCTGACCCCGATGAGTCAGCCCTGTCCTTG GAGAAGATTGTGGTGCGGCTCTTTGGGGACGGGGAGAGCCAGGCGTCCGTGGAAGCGTCAGTGAGGAAAGCGCTCACTCGGCCCGGCGAGGGGGGCAGCAAGACGCAG TGCATCGAGTTTCTGGCCCGGCTCCTGCGGAAGGAGGTGGAGGGGGCGGGCGGCTCCTCCAGCCTGGATGAGCTCCAGAGCCTGCTGGCTGCCTGCACCCCGTCACCCAGGCACCCCCGcacgccccctcccctgccagcagctggCGGCAGGCTGAagcaactcccctccccctcttcgtGCCAGGGCCCTGCCAGCAGGACAATGCCCCCGGCCTGCTCTGCGGCCTTCCCTGCGGCGGGCACCACGCTCACCTTCTCCTCCCAGCGGCCCGTCTGCTCCCACCCTCTCATCCGCTCCCTGAGGTCCCCTACTGCCAGCGGGGGCGCTGCAG GGGCCAGGgctgcccctgccacacccccctcCTGCGTGGCCCTGGTGAAGCAGCGGCTCAGGGACCTGCTCAGTGCCCCCCAGCGCTTCCAAGAGGCCTGCCTGGACGACGAGTGTGCCTTCTACATGAGCCGGCCCCTCGGCAGCcggcccccagccccccgctgCTGCATGGACCCTGTGGCCATGCTGCTGGAGGCCCAAGAAACCACA CACTTTATCCCCATCGTGCAGCTGGCACCTGGTGGCCCCCCAGGGGAAGCCAGGAGTTCCCTACAGGCagccctgccactccagcccttGAGATGA
- the LOC119845760 gene encoding tastin isoform X3 codes for MAQVGKSPEWASFAHPSRGKWKGSCSLDRSEPQPGKENKPSAWDRSDMQSRSKIPVLSKSRLPPDFQQLHQAWESQFQKGKAAGKKPCPQTCPFNLTCKGDKFHIDTAAATEPPAGSPDPLSRSQPRGALEEIQLGAAAQKTTPGTSIPSGKEVGSVEFVADPVALASILSNVGLANSTLGVARKPSLAQRVPLRGSRGNPVHASRSARTVCGSLYVASRTPALCPDPARTSCFSRLAAKDAARRATLDPAQHGGLLLKSQQIQALSATLRDLGSCAQPAGHPALQRLGKGAKEACRGRPHLIATAMQSEPAKSQETGGTNDQSSNGRPGSLSDGKGGKAGTRGQSAAHSSSSPSRTDPMGASETEEFVPDLDALASVLSNVGLSHAALGPTGKLSLARRVPVKGLRCVLPSTQGSPTGSRTSLLRPQISIPPKGDFGRASCYSTLGLKGAEAPDGLQAAQLAGTPRTREISRSSPFGSARRVPVTQPQSLRGTCFSTRRLAVFSRTPRTGGALDKRPAQGVLQTRARWAGGLSPEPRSPDPDESALSLEKIVVRLFGDGESQASVEASVRKALTRPGEGGSKTQGPASRTMPPACSAAFPAAGTTLTFSSQRPVCSHPLIRSLRSPTASGGAAGARAAPATPPSCVALVKQRLRDLLSAPQRFQEACLDDECAFYMSRPLGSRPPAPRCCMDPVAMLLEAQETTHFIPIVQLAPGGPPGEARSSLQAALPLQPLR; via the exons ATGGCCCAGGTCGGGAAGAGTCCGGAATGGGCTTCCTTTGCCCACCCATCTCGGGGCAAATGGAAAGGGAGCTGCTCCCTGGACAGGAGCGAGCCACAGCCGGGAAAGGAGAACAAGCCGTCTGCCTGGGACAGGTCAGACATGCAGAGCCGCAGCAAGATCCCTGTCCTGTCCAAAAGCCGTCTGCCCCCGGACTTCCAGCAGCTGCACCAAGCCTGGGAGAGCCAGTTCCAGAAG GGGAAAGCTGCCGGTAAGAAGCCCTGTCCGCAGACCTGTCCCTTTAACCTGACCTGCAAAGGGGACAAGTTCCACATTGATACGGCTGCAGCCACGGAGCCGCCGGCGGGATCCCCAGATCCACTGAGCAGAAGCCAGCCCAGAGGCGCCCTGGAGGAGATACAGCTGGGGGCAGCAGCCCAGAAGACCACGCCAGGCACCAGCATCCCCAGTGGCAAAG AAGTTGGCTCAGTGGAGTTCGTGGCTGACCCGGTGGCTTTGGCCAGCATCCTCTCCAATGTGGGGCTGGCAAACAGCACGCTGGGTGTGGCCAGGAAACCCAGCCTGGCCCAGCGGGTCCCTctgagggggagcaggggcaaCCCGGTCCACGCCAGCAGGTCTGCACGG aCTGTGTGTGGCTCCCTGTACGTGGCCTCAAGGACCCCTGCCTTGTGCCCGGATCCAGCCCGcacctcctgcttctcccggctgGCAGCTAAAg atGCAGCTCGTCGAGCCACACTGGATCCTGCTCAGCACGGTGGCCTGCTCCTTAAATCTCAGCAGATCCAGGCCCTGTCAGCGACACTGAGGGATCTGGGGTCTTGTGCCCAGCCCGCG GGGCACCCCGCTCTGCAGAGACTGGGCAAAGGGGCGAAGGAGGCGTGTCGGGGGCGCCCGCATCTCATTGCCACGGCGATGCAGAGTGAACCAGCCAAGAGCCAGGAAACCGGTGGAACCAATGACCAGTCCAGCAATGGCAGGCCGGGGTCCTTGAGCGATGGCAAAGGGGGCAAGGCTGGTACTAGGGGGCAGAGTGCAGCCCACAG cagcagctcaCCCTCGAGGACAGATCCCATGGGAGCATCAGAGACAG agGAGTTCGTGCCGGACCTGGACGCCCTGGCCAGTGTCCTCTCCAACGTGGGACTGAGCCACGCTGCCCTGGGGCCCACAGGGAAGCTCAGCCTGGCTCGGAGGGTGCCAGTGAAGGGGCTGCGGTGCGTCCTGCCCTCCACTCAGGGGAGCCCCACG gGCAGCAGGACCTCGCTGCTGAGACCTCAGATCAGCATCCCCCCAAAGGGTGACTTCGGACGTGCCTCCTGCTACTCCACGCTGGGACTTAAAG GTGCTGAGGCCCCGGATGGCCTCCAAGCAGCCCAGCTGGCTGGCACGCCCAGGACCCGGGAGATCAGCCGCTCTTCGCCCTTTGGCTCCGCCAGGAGGGTGCCTGTCACACAGCCCCAGTCCCTG CGCggcacctgcttctccacccgcCGCCTGGCCGTCTTCTCCCGCACGCCCCGCACCGGGGGGGCCCTGGACAAGCGCCCAGCACAGGGAGTGCTgcag ACCCGAGCCAGGTGGGCTGGTGGCCTCTCCCCGGAGCCTAGAAGCCCTGACCCCGATGAGTCAGCCCTGTCCTTG GAGAAGATTGTGGTGCGGCTCTTTGGGGACGGGGAGAGCCAGGCGTCCGTGGAAGCGTCAGTGAGGAAAGCGCTCACTCGGCCCGGCGAGGGGGGCAGCAAGACGCAG GGCCCTGCCAGCAGGACAATGCCCCCGGCCTGCTCTGCGGCCTTCCCTGCGGCGGGCACCACGCTCACCTTCTCCTCCCAGCGGCCCGTCTGCTCCCACCCTCTCATCCGCTCCCTGAGGTCCCCTACTGCCAGCGGGGGCGCTGCAG GGGCCAGGgctgcccctgccacacccccctcCTGCGTGGCCCTGGTGAAGCAGCGGCTCAGGGACCTGCTCAGTGCCCCCCAGCGCTTCCAAGAGGCCTGCCTGGACGACGAGTGTGCCTTCTACATGAGCCGGCCCCTCGGCAGCcggcccccagccccccgctgCTGCATGGACCCTGTGGCCATGCTGCTGGAGGCCCAAGAAACCACA CACTTTATCCCCATCGTGCAGCTGGCACCTGGTGGCCCCCCAGGGGAAGCCAGGAGTTCCCTACAGGCagccctgccactccagcccttGAGATGA